From Micromonospora echinospora:
TAACGCCTCCGGTAGAGCAGGGGGCCCCGCTTAACACCTCCCGCTCACACGGCGGCAGGCGAGAAGGGAGAACGGTGAGCCTCACCGATTCGCAGGCAGTGGTGTCGGTGGTCGCCGCGCTGGCGATCATCGCCGGGCTGGCCGGGGTGGTAGTGCCCGGGCTGCCGGCGCTGCCGCTGTGCTGGGGCGGCGTGCTGGTGTGGGCGCTGTTCGGTGGCGCCGGCCCGGGCCGCTGGGCGGTGCTCGCCGCCGCCACCGTGATCGCCGCCGGCGGCACCGTGCTCAAGTACCTGTGGCCGGGGCGCAACCTGAAGCGGACCGGCGTGCCCACGTCGTCGCTGCTGGCCGGCGGGCTGCTCGGGGTGGTCGGCTTCTTCGTGATCCCGGTGGTCGGCCTGCCGATCGGCTTCATCGGCGGGATCTTCGGCGCGGAGCGGCTGCGGCTGGGTGACACCCGGCTCGCCTGGCCGGCCACCGTGCAGGCGCTCAAGGCGGCCGGTCTGTCGATGCTGCTGGAGTTCATGGCCGGCCTGATGGTCGCCGCGCTCTGGGTCGCCGGGTTGCTGTTCGTCTAGAGGTGCGGCGGCGCGGGGCGTCCGGAGGGTACGGCCGATCGCCGTACATCAGTGAGAGAGGTGGACGCCGCGCGCCGCCGCGGACCGGGCGTTGCCGAGCGCCCGGCGCCGGCCCGTCGGATCGGGCCTGGTCACGCCCACAATGATGCCCCCGGCGGGATCCGGCGACAACGCAATTACCGGGGTACGTATTGACCACCTTGATCGGCCGGGAGCACACTGCGAGCACTCGCACGAGCATCGCCTCGAGGAGGTGTGCAGTGGCCACGACGCCCGCGCCGACCGCCGAGCAGCCGATGGACGACGACGCCCGACGACTCGCCGAACTCGGCTACAAACAGGAGCTGCGCCGCAAGTGGAGCGGCTTCTCCAACTTCGCGATCTCGTTCTCCATCATCTCGATCCTGGCCGGCTGCTTCACCACGTTCGGCCAGGCGTGGAACAACGGCGGCCCGGTGGCGATCTCCTGGGGCTGGCCGCTGATCTCGCTGTTCATCCTGATCATCGGCTTCTGCCTGGCCGAGCTGGTGTCCGCGTACCCGACCGCGGGCGGGATCTACTGGTGGGCGGCGACCATGGGCCGGCCGGTGCACGGCTGGTTCACCGGCTGGCTCAACCTGATCGGGCTGGTCGCGGTGACCGCGTCGGTCGACTACGGCTGCGCCACGTTCCTCAACCTGACGCTGTCGGCGCTGTTCGACGGCTGGGCCGGCACCGGGCACCAGACGTTCGGGCTGTTCGTGGTGATCCTCGCGTTGCACGGGCTGATCAACATCTACGGGCACCGCATCATCGACGTACTCCAGAACGTCTCGGTCTGGTGGCACGTGGCCGGCGCGGCCGCCGTGGTGCTGATCCTGGTCCTGGTCCCGGACAACCACCAGAGCTTCCAGTTCGTCTTCACCGAGCGGTTCAACAACTCCGGCTTCGGTGACGGCGACACCGGCGGGCTGGCGTTCTGGTTCTACGTGCTGCCGCTGGGCTTCCTGCTCACGCAGTACACGATCACCGGCTTCGACGCCTGCGCGCACGTCTCCGAGGAGACGCGCGGCGCGTCCAAGGCCGCCGCGCAGGGGCTGTGGCGGTCGATCTTCTACTCGGCGGTGGGCGGCTGGATCCTGCTGCTCGCGTTCCTGTTCGCGGCCAACGACGTGGACGCGATCAACGAGGCGGGCGGCTTCTCCGGGGCCATCTTCGAGACCGCGCTGACGCCGTTCTTCTTCAAGGCCGTCATAATCATCTCCACCATCGGGCAGTTCTTCTGCGGCATGAGCTGCGTGACGTCGATGTCGCGGATGGCGTACGCGTTCAGCCGCGACCGGGCGGTGCCGGGCTGGCGGCTCTGGTCGACCGTCGACCGCAACGGCACCCCGGTCAAGGCCATCATCGGGGCGACGCTGGCCGGGCTGGTGCTCACGCTGCCCGCGCTCTACCAGCGCGGCGGCATCCCGGTCGCGTTCTACGCGGTGGTCTCGGTGGCGGTGATCGGGCTGTACCTGTCCTTCATCATCCCGATCTTCCTCCGGCTGCGGATGGGCGACCGGTTCAAGCCCGGCCCGTGGACGCTCGGCCGCCGCTACAAGCTGCTCGGCTGGATCGCGGTGGTCGAGATCGCCGTCATCTCGATCTACTTCGTGCTGCCGATCGTCCCGGCGGGTGTGCCCGGAAACCCCGACTTCAGCTGGACGGCTGTGAACTACGCGCCGATCGCGATCGGTGGCGTGCTGCTCGGCGTCGCCATCTGGTGGTACGCCTCGGCCCGCAAGTGGTTCACCGGCCCGCGCCGCACCGTCGACCAGGCCGAACCGAAGCCGGAGCCCGCCGAGCCGTCGTAGCTGTCGGTGGGTACTGCCATGATCCGGCGATGGAGTCGGAAGCGGTGGTACGCGCGTTGTGGGATCGCATGCAGGCCCGGGACTGGGCCGGCGTCGGCGAACTGCTGGCCGACGACGTGGTGGTGGAGTGGCCGGCCAGCGCCGAGCGGATCGTGGGCCGCGAGAACTACGTGAAGGTCAACGCCGAGTACCCGGAGGGCTGGTCGATCCGGGTGCTGCGGGTGGTGGCGTCCGGGGAGACGGTGGTATCCGAGGTGGAGGTGCCGCACGAGGGGATGGGCGTACACCGGGTGGCGTCGTTTTGGACCGTGCGCGACGGGCGGATCGCCGAGGGCCGGGAGTACTGGACCAGCCTCGGCCAGGACCCGTCCCCGCAGTGGCGAGCCGCCTGGGTCCAGCCGATGTGAGTATTGGGCCGTCCGGAGATCTCGGCGACGGCTTGTCGGTCAGGTCGCAGGCCCGATCTGCTTGGCCAGTGCGATGAAGGACCGCCACGAGGACGGGGTGAGGTGGAGGGTGGCGCCGTCGCGGTCCTTGCTGTCGCGTACCAGCACCACTTCCGTCAGGTTGTCAGCCACCTCGACGCAGTCGGTGTTGCCGCTCCGGGTCGCCTTTCGCCAGGTCGCGCCGCTCAAATCCATGACGTCTCCACCTCTTTCAGAAGTTCGAGAGACTGCCGGCGGGGCAAAGCTTCACTCCGGATCATCTCCCATCTCGACTGAAGCGTAGCCACGTCGGCGTCGCCGTCGATCACGCTCGTGGTGAGCTGGCATTCCATACTGGCGACCCAACCGCCCTCCGCGCCTCTCGCCAGAGTGAACGGACCGGACAAGCCGATGTGCAACCCGACCTGTAGTGGAAGCACGTGGATACTGAGGTGCGGGCGCTCGGCACAGACGACCAGGTGCTCGATCTGCTGAGCCATCAGGCCGCGGAAGCTCTCTTCGCGGCGGTGCAGCATTCCCTCGTCGAGTACAGCGATGAGCTGGGGCGGAGATGGCTGCCGCAGGACTTCCTGGCGATCCATACGGGCTGCCACGCGGCTCTCCACGTCGGCATCGCTGAGTAGGTCGTCACAGCGAATCACCGCTCGGGCGTAGTTCTCCGTCTGAAGCAGGGCTGGAATGAGAGTCGGGTGGAAGCACCGAAGCTGTCGAGCGTTGCGTTCGGCATCGAGCCATGGTCGGAGCCAGGACGGCAAGCCCTCGCGTTCGGCCATCTTGAGCAGGGACACCAGCAGGCCGCCGGAGTTCAGCACCTCGTCGGCACGAGCCAAGAAGAGCCGGTCGTACGGACGGCTGCCGGTTTCGACGGCGGACACCATTGACGGCGAGTAGTGGACCAACCGGCCGAATTCCTCCTGATTGAGACCGGCAACGTTCCGTAGTCGGCGGAGCTGCGCACGGATCAACTCGGCGGTCGGTTCCTCCACAGTTCCTCCACAGTCCGTGCGTGAACTTCATTCGACATCTGCCGGCCGGCCCGGTGCTTCACTCGTGCGCCGTGACCAGGCTCGATGCCTTCCGACCGTAGCGGTGTCCTCACCAGACTGTCACGCATGCGGATCCGCTCGTCGCAGGCGAGCACGGGCGGATTCCAGCCCGGGGCCGCCCGGTCCCGACGATGCCGGGCGGCCCCCTCCATACAACGAGGAGGCCGATGTGCGTGTCCGATGGTTCCGGTGCCGTACCCGGAAGCTGCCCACCCTGCCGAAGCGCGACCCCGGCAGCAACCTGCCGGCGTGGATGCGCGAGCCGACCCGGGTGTTTCCCACGGTTCGCCCGGGCAGCCCCGGTCGTCTGACACGGGCGCAGGAGTGGCGGGCGAACGGGGGCCGTTGGTGACGGCTCTGGTCGGTGTCCTCAGCGCCATCGGGCACGTCGGGTACCAGCCGGACTGGGAATGCGAGCGCTGTCGGGAGCCGTGGCCGTGTCCCACCCTGCGTCGCATTCCGCGAGATCAGCTCGATCCGGCTGCGCTCATCCGGATGATGGCGTTCCTCGTACGCGGCGCGATCCGGGATCTGCGTGGCCGCGTCGAGGGGCCGGAACCGCCCGAGATCGTCAGGCGGTTCTTCTGGTTCCTTCCGCTCACCGACGACGAGGCGCGTGCGATCGCCCGTCGGCTGCGGTGATGGGCCGGCGCGTGGTTCCGCACCTGCCTATGCGCCCGCTCTGGCGGTGCCGCAACTGCGGGGCGGAGTGGCCCTGCCAGCCGGCCCGGCTGTCGCTGCTCGTCGAGTACCGGGAGAACCGCACCGCGCTGCTTCTCTATCTCGGCGGGCTGATGGCCGAAGCGCGGGAACACCTCGCCCGGCTGAATCCCGACCACGCGCCGGATCTGCACGGCCGCTTCCTGGCCTGGGCGCGGGTTCGTGGCTGACGCGGGGACGCTGTCCGCGTACCCCCGGGGTCAGATCGTGGGGCGGCGGTGGGTGAGCGGGAAGCGGAGGATGCGGTCGTCGCCGGCCGTCGGGGTGCCGCGGCCGTCGCGGTTGCTGGTCGCGGCCCAGAGCGCGCCGCCGGGCGCCACCCGCGGCGATGCTCGACATCTGCACGATGTGGCCGGCGCCCTGGGAGCGTAGGTGCGGCAGCACGGCGCGGCCGTCCTCGACGGCCTACGCCCATGCCGCTCCGGCGGCTGAGCTGGGCACTCGCCTGCCGCCGAAACGGACCCGACCGGCGTGCTCGCCGGTCGGGCTCTCGTTCACAGCACGCGGCTTGGTCCGGTCACACCCGGCCGCACAGCGCGTTCTGGATCAGCGTGTCGGCGCCGCGTTGCTGCCCGAGCATGTGGTCCAGCGAGTCGCCGAGCGAGGCGGACATGGACACGACGGCGCTGCGCCGGCCGTCGTCGCTGACGCCGGTGACGGTGATGTAGCCGCCGTCGCCGCCGTCGTGGCCCCAGTAGACGCCACCGCAGGGCAGCGGGCGGCTGACCAGGCCGAGCCCGTAGCGGCCGCCCGGCCAGATCGCGCCGATGTCCTCGTTGATCCCGACCGTACGTCTCATCTCGGCCAGTTGTGCGGGGCGCAACAGCCGGCCGCCCAGCAGTGCCCGGAAGAACCGGTCGAGGTCCCGGGTGCTGGAGACGATGGAGTCCGGGTCGACCAGAACCTGCTCGGTGACGTCCATCAGCTCACCGGTCTCGAACAGTTGGTATGCCCGGGCGTGCGGCCGGGGCAGGGACGGCGAGGTCCCGGGCCAGGTGGTGTTGTGCAGGCCGAGCGGACTGACGATCCGGTCGGTGACCTCCTGTCGCAGCGACCGGCCGGTGGCCCGCTCGATGATCATGCCGGCCAGGACGAAGCCGGTGTTGGAGTAGTTCCAGCCCGCTCCGGGTGCGAAGTCCGGCCGGTGGTTCATCGCCCGCGCCACGAGTTGCTCGCGTGTGTAGACGTCGTACCGCTGCTGGAGGTATTCCTCGGGTGTGGTGTAGCCGGGCAGGTCGTCGTGGATGCCGCTGGTGTTCTGCAGGAGGTGACGCACGGTGATCCGGTGGCCGTCGTTGCCGTTGCCGCGGACCACGCCGGGTAGCCACCGTTCGACTGTGTCGTCGAGGGACAGCCGGTGCTCCTCGACCAGTTGTAGGAGGACGACGGCTTCGAACGCCTTGCGGGTACTTGCGATCCGGAAACGTCCGGTCGGTGGCACCGGGCGTCCGGTGGCACGGTCGGCGACGCCGCTGGTGGCGACCAGGTGCCGGCCGTCGGAGGTGGTCACCCGGGCTTGGACGCCGGTCACCCCGAGGGCGCGGATCGCGTCGGTGTCCCGTTGCAGCCGGCTGTCCGGGTGGCCCGGACGGGTCGCCGATCCTTCCGCGGGGCCGAGCCCGGTGACCGTGATCCCGAGGGCGACAAGTCCGGCCGTCGCACCCAACGCGACTCGTCGTAGCGAGGGGTTTCTGCTGTTCGATCTCATGCCGTCGACGCTAGGAGCGGCGTTGACGCGGGCCGATACCTCGTACCACCGGATTTCAGGTACAGCTGCCTGTAGTGCCCCGGGCGGCAGTCGCCGGGCAGACTTGGCGCCGGGCCGGGACACCGCCCCGCCGGTACGCGGAAAGGCATGCTGTGACGTCAGGACGACGGTGGGCGCAGGTGTGGCGTGCCGCGGTGTTCCTGCTGGCGGCACTGGCCACCGGAATCGCGACGTTGATCGCGCTGCCGCTGCTGTGCCATCCGAGGCTCGCCCGGAGGTGGGCGAACTGGCACCGGGGCCGAGCCGGCCGCCTGCTCGGGACGCCCTTGGCGGCGCGTCCCGCCCTGCGCGCGCCGGGCCGCCGGGCCTGGGCCGATCCGGCCACGCTCCGCGACCTGCTCTGGCTGCCGGTGAACGCCCTCACCGGGACGGTGTTCGGCCTGCTCACGCTGCTGTGCGTAGGCAACCTCGTGCCTGCCGCGGTCGCCACACCACTGTGGTGGGCGTTCGCGCCGGAAGAACGGCCCCGGCTGTTCATCGACATCCCGGTGACCGGCTGGACGTCGGCTCTCACCCTCGGCCCCCTGCAGATGCTCCTGCTCGCGGCGCTGGCGTACCTGGCCCTGCCGCCGATCGCCCGCGCGCACGCCCGGATCTGTCTGGCGGTGCTGTCGCACTCCACTGCCGAACAGCTCGCCGACCGCGTCGCCGTGTTGACCCGTACCCGGGCGGACGTGCTCGACGCGCACGGCGCGGAGCTGCGCCGGATCGAGCGCGACCTGCACGACGGCACCCAGGCCCGGCTGGTGGCCATCGCCGTGCGGCTGGCCGTGGCCCGACGGGTGCTGTACGACAACCCCCGCAACGAGCAGCTCCTGGAGGATCTTCTCCGGGACGCCCACGAAGGAACCGAGGAGGCGATGACCGAACTCCGTGAGGTGATCCGCACCGTCTACCCGCCGATTCTCGCCGACCGCGGCCTGACCGGTGCGTTGACCGCGGTGACGGCCCGCTGCGGCGTGCCGACCCGGCTGGACGTCGGCGACCTCGACACCGTGCCGGCGGCCGTGGAGGCCGTCGTCTACTTCGCCGTCGCCGAGGCGCTCACCAACGTCACCAAGCACAGCCGGGCGACCGCGGCCGGCATCACGGTGATCCGCAGGGCCGACCGGTTGTCGGTGGCGATCACCGACAACGGCGTCGGCGGCGCCGACGACCGGGGCGGCACCGGCCTGGCTGGAATCCGTCGCCGGGTGCTCGCGCTCGACGGGGCAGTCGACGTCGACAGCCCGGCCGGCGGGCCGACGACGATCACCATGGAGCTGCCGTGCAGGTCGTGATAGCCGAAGACAACGTGCTGCTGGCCACCGGGCTGAAACTGCTGCTCAACAGCGTCGGATTCGACACCGCCGCCATCGCGGGCGACGCGGCGGGCTTCCTCACCGCCGTGCGGGACCACCGACCGGACGTCGCCATTGTCGATGTCCGGTTGCCGCCGTCGTTCCGCGACGAGGGCATCCGGGCCGCCCTGACTGCCCGTCGACAGCATCCCGACCTGCCGGTCCTGGTGCTGTCGCAGTACGTCGAGCTGCAGTACGCCGCCGAACTCCTTGCCACCACAGGCGGCGGTGTCGGCTACCTCCTCAAGGATCGGGTCAGCCGGGTGGACGAGTTCGTCGACGCGCTGCGCCGGGTGGCCGCCGGTGGCACCGCCATGGACACCGAGGTCATCGCCCAACTCCTCGCCCGCCGCCGGGACCCCATCGCCGTCCTCACGCCCCGCGAACGCGAGGTTCTCGCGCTGATGGCCCAGGGACACGACAACACCACCATCGCCGACCGGCTCGTCATCACCGACAACGGCGTACACAAGCACATCGGCAACATCTTCACCAAGCTGGGCCTCGCCGTGACCGACAGCGGCCACCGCCGCGTCCTGGCCGTTCTCACCTACCTCAACGGGGCGGGCGGGCTTCCGCCCTCGACCGATCGCGTTTGCGACGGTGGCCGCAGGGGGCATTGACGGTGATCCGGTTCTGCCAGTAGACCTTGGTGATGGAGGCGCGTCGATGAGGAAAACTCCGCTCACGCTGGAACAGTTGCGCGTCGCGGTCGCCGACGGTGAGATCGACACGGTGGTGCTCGCCCTCACCGACATGCAGGGCCGATTGCAGGGCAAGCGGTTCCACGCGCCCTACTTCCTCGACCAGGTCGTCACGAACGGCAGCGAGGGCTGCAACTACCTGCTCGCCGTGGACGTCGACATGAACACGGTCGACGGGTACGCGATGTCGAGCTGGGAACGCGGCTACGGCGACTTCGCCATGCGCCCCGACCTGGACACGCTGCGGCGGATGCCCTGGCAGCCCGGCTCCGCGCTGCTGCTGGCCGACCTGGAGTGGCTGGACGGCTCCGGCCCGGTGGTCGCCTCACCCCGGCAGATCCTGCGCAAGCAGCTCGACCGGCTGGCCGCGCACGGGCTGACCGCGTACGCCGGCACCGAACTGGAGTTCGTGCTCTACCGCGACTCGTACGAGGAGGCGTGGCGGCGCGGCTACCGCGACCTGACCCCGGCCAACCAGTACAACGTGGACTACTCGCTGCTCGGCACCGCCCGGGTCGAGCCGCTGCTGCGCCGCATCCGCACCGATATGGCGGGCGCCGGGCTCACCCCGGAGAGCGCGAAGGGCGAGTGCAACCTCGGCCAGCACGAGATCGCCTTCCGGTACGACGAGGCGGTGCGCTGCGCCGACCACCACGTCATCTACAAGAACGGCGCGAAGGAGATCGCCGCCCAGGAGGGCATGGCGATCACGTTCATGGCGAAGCCGAACGAGCGGGAGGGCAACTCCTGCCACATCCACTTCTCGCTGCGCGACGCCTCCGGCTCGTCGGCGATGCTGGGGGACGGGCCGGCACACCTGAGCGTCACCGGGCAGCGGGTGCTGGCCGGGCTGCTCGCCACCATGCGCGAGTTCAGCCTGTTCTTCGCGCCGAACATCAACTCCTACAAGCGCTACCAGCCCGGCTCGTTCGCGCCGACCGCGTTGCGCTGGGGCACCGACAACCGCACGTGCGCGCTGCGGCTGGTCGGGCACGGGCAGGGGATGCGGGTGGAGAACCGGGTGCCGGGGGCCGACGTCAACCCGTACCTGGCGATCGCCGCGCTGGTGGCCGGGGCGGTGCACGGCATCGAGAACGAGCTGGAGCTGGCGGACGAGTGCACCGGCAACGCGTACGACGACCCGGACGCCGAGCGGGTGCCCACCACGCTGCGTGACGCGCTGGACCTGTGGCAGCGCTCCGAGGTGGCTCGGACGGCGTTCGGCGACGAGGTGGCAGACCACTACGCCAACCAGGCGAAGGTCGAGCTGACCGCCTTCGACGCCGCGGTGACGGACTGGGAGCTGACCCGTGGCTTCGAACGCCTCTGACCCGCCGCGCTCCCCGGCCCTCCTCCGCGATCTTGCACTTGCGGCCCCCGGTCGGGGTGTTGTGCGGCTTTTGCCGGGGCAGCAACTGCAAGATCGGCGGGGAGAAGGGAGGGGCGCGCGTGGGTGAGGTGATTTCGCCTGTTGACGGGAGCGGGATCGGGGTTGTTCCGGGGTGCTCCGTGAGGGACGTGGATGCGGCTGTCTCGCGGGCTTCCGCGGCGTTCGAGACGTGGCGGCGGGTGGCGCCGGGGGATCGGGGGCGGCTGCTGCGGCGGTTCGCCGCCCAGGTCGACGCGCATCTGGAGGAGCTGGCTCTGCTGGAGGTGCGCAACGCCGGGCACACCATCGGCAACGCGCGCTGGGAGGCGGGCAACGTCCGCGACGTGCTCGACTACTACGCGGGCGCGCCGGAACGGCTGACCGGGCACCAGATCCCGGTGCCCGGTGGGCTCGACGTCACGTTCCACGAGCCGCTGGGCGTGGTCGGCGTGATCGTGCCGTGGAACTTCCCGATGCCGATCGCCGGCTGGGGATTCGCCCCGGCGCTCGCCGCCGGCAACACGGTGGTGCTGAAGCCGGCCGAGCTGACCCCGCTGACCGCGCTGCGCCTGGCCGAGTTGGCCCGCGACGCCGGCCTGCCCGAGGGCGTGTTCACAGTGCTGCCCGGTCAGGGCAGCGTGGTCGGCGAGCGGTTCGTCACCCATCCGGCGGTCCGCAAGATCTGCTTCACCGGCTCGACCGAGGTCGGCACCCGGATCATGGCCGGCTGCGCCGTCCAGGTGAAGCGGGTGACGCTGGAGCTGGGCGGCAAGTCGGCCAACATCGTCTTCGCCGACGCCGACCTGGAGAAGGCCGCGGCCACCGCGCCGTACGCGGTCTTCGACAACGCCGGCCAGGACTGCTGCGCCCGCTCCCGGATCCTGGTCCAGCGCCAGGTGTACGACAGGTTCCTGGAACTGCTCGAACCGGCCGTACGGGCGGTGCGGGTGGAGGACCCGGCCCGGGACACGGCCGAGATGGGCCCGCTGATCTCCGCCGCGCACCGGGACCGGGTCGCCGGGTACGTCGACGGGGCGGACGTGGCCTTCACCGGCTCCTGCCCCGACGGCCCCGGCTTCTGGTACGCCCCGACGGTGCTGCTCGCCGGCTCCCCGGCGGACCGGCACTGGCGGGAGGAGGTCTTCGGCCCGGTCGTCTCGGTGCTGCCGTTCGACGACGAGGCGGACGCGATCCGGCTCGCCAACGACACCGAGTACGGCCTCTCCGGCTCGATCTGGACCCGGGACGTCGGGCGCGCGGTGCGGGTGGCCCGCGCTGTCGAGTCCGGCAACCTGAGCGTCAACTCGCACTCCTCGGTGCGCTACTGGACCCCGTTCGGCGGGATGAAGCGTTCCGGCCTGGGCCGGGAGCTGGGTCCGGACGCGCTGCACGCCTTCACCGACGTCAAGAACGTGTTCATCGGCACCGAGGAGTGATCACAGTGCAGGGACGGCTTTCCGACCGGGTGGCGGTGGTGACCGGCGCGGGCAGTGGCATCGGGCTGGCCACCGTACGGCGCTTCGCCGCCGAGGGCGCGCGGGTGGTGTGCGTGGACATCGACGCCGACGCCGGCACCAGGGCCGCGCTGGAGGTGGACGGGGACTTCGTGGCCGCCGACGTGGCCGACGAGACGGCCGTCCGCGACCTGTTCGACGGGGTGGTGCAGCGGCACGGCCGGGTGGACGTGTCGTTCCACAACGCCGGCATCTCGCCGCCGGACGACGACTCCATCCTGGAGACCGGCCTGGACGCCTGGGAACGGGTGCTGCGGGTCAACACCACGAGCGTCTACCTGTGCTGCAAGTACGTCATCCCGCACATGCGCCGGCAGGGCAAGGGCTCGATCATCAACACCGCCTCGTTCGTGGCGCTGATGGGCGCCGCGACGTCGCAGATCGCGTACACGGCGAGCAAGGGCGGGGTGCTGGCGATGACCCGGGAGCTGGGCGTGCAGTTCGCCCGCGAGGGCATCCGGGTCAACGCGCTGTGCCCCGGGCCGGTGGCCACGCCGCTGCTGCTGGAACTGTTCGCCAAGGACCCGGAGCGGGCCGCCCGGCGGCTGGTGCACGTGCCGATGGGCCGGTTCGGCGACCCGACCGAGATCGCCGCCGCGGTGGCGTTCCTGGCCAGCGACGACGCCTCGTTCATGACCGCCGCGCAGTTCGTCGTCGACGGCGGCATCACCGGCGCGTACGTGACACCCCTGTGAACGGGCGACGGCCGGTCATCGGCATCACCGCGTACGTCGAGCCGGCCGGCTGGGCGGTGTGGCGGGACGTGCCGGCGACGCTCGTGCCGCACGCGTACGTCCGGTCGGTCACCGCGGCGGGCGGCCGGGCCGTGGTGCTGCCCCCTGACGACGCCGACGCGGACGTGCTGGAGCTGCTGGACGGGCTGCTGCTGGCCGGCGGCGCTGACGTCGGCCCGGAGCGGTACGGCCAGCCGCCGGACCCGCGTACCGAGAGCCGGCCGGAGCGCGACGCCGGGGAGACGACGCTGCTGGCCGCCGCGCTCGCCGCCGACCTGCCGGTGCTGGGCGTGTGCCGGGGGATGCAACTGCTCGCCGTGGCGTACGGCGGCCTGCTGCACCAGCACCTGCCGGACGTGGTCGGGCACGACGGGCACCGGCCCGCGCCGGGCGTGTACGGGTCGCATCCGGTGCGCTTCGTCGCCGGCAGCCGGGCCGCCGAGGTGATGGCCGGGGTGGACCGGGTCAACTCGTACCACCATCAGGCGGTGGCCGACCCCGGCGGCCTGGCGGTCACCGGCTGGGCTGACGACGGGGTGATCGAGGCGGTGGAGGATCCGGCGCGGCGCTTCGTGCTCGGGGTGCAGTGGCATCCGGAGAACGAGCCGGATCCGCGGCCGGTGGCCGCGCTGGTCCGGGCCGCGATGTCGGCCAGATCACACACCCGCGTTTTCATAGGTGGGGAAAAGCCGGATCGGCCGGCCCCGTCGCCCCGGCGGGGCCGCCCGAGTCGCCCCGGCCCGTCTGTTACGCCAGGATGAGGCGGAGGTAACCAGCGTCGAACGATGTCGGTGCGTTACGTTGCTCGTCCGTCGGGGTAGTAGGCGGGGCAGTCGGCGGAGCACGCCGACCGTTGTGATCATGGCCGGAGCGGGAGGCTGCATGGGCTCGGCCCTGGGGGGCGGGGACGACGGTCGTTCGTCCCCGGCGGCCGGCGAGGCGTCACTACCGCCGCTGCTGTCCGCGGCGTTCGCCGCGGGCGGTGAGATGGGCGAGCGGCTGCACGGCTTCGACTGGTCCACGACCTCTCTCGGCAGCCCGCGGCGCTGGCCCGCCGCGCTCTCCCACGCGGTGAGCACCATGCTGTCGTCCCGCGCCCAGATCGTCATCTTCTGGGGCGAGGAACACCTCGCCTTCTACAACGACGCCTACCGGCCGACGATCGGCGAGAAGCACCCGGCCGTGATCGGCCAGTCCGCGCGGCGGTACTGGGCGGAGACCTGGGACGTGCTCGGCCCGCTTCTGGACGGGGTGCGCCGCACCGGCGTGGCCTACCGGGGTGAGAACCATCCCTTCGTGCTCAACCGGCACGGCTTCCTGGAGGACGTCTACTTCGACATCTCGTACGACCCGATCCGCAGCGCCGACGGCACCGTCGGCGGCGTGTTCTGCTTCGTCAACGAGACCACCGGCCGGGTGCTCGGCGAGCGCCGGCTGCGCGCCCTCGCCGAGCTGGGCAACGAGCTGGGTGACGTGCCGGACATGCTCGAACTGGGCCGGGCGGTCACCCGGGTGCTCGACGCCCACCGCGCCGACGTGCCGTTCAGCGCGCTGTGGTTCCAGGGTGAGGGCGGGTCGCTGGTGCCGGCCGGCTGTTCGGGTGTGGACCCGGCCACCGTCGCCGGCCCGCCGCCCGGACTGCCCGACGACGGGCCGCTCACCGA
This genomic window contains:
- a CDS encoding DUF456 domain-containing protein encodes the protein MSLTDSQAVVSVVAALAIIAGLAGVVVPGLPALPLCWGGVLVWALFGGAGPGRWAVLAAATVIAAGGTVLKYLWPGRNLKRTGVPTSSLLAGGLLGVVGFFVIPVVGLPIGFIGGIFGAERLRLGDTRLAWPATVQALKAAGLSMLLEFMAGLMVAALWVAGLLFV
- a CDS encoding amino acid permease — its product is MATTPAPTAEQPMDDDARRLAELGYKQELRRKWSGFSNFAISFSIISILAGCFTTFGQAWNNGGPVAISWGWPLISLFILIIGFCLAELVSAYPTAGGIYWWAATMGRPVHGWFTGWLNLIGLVAVTASVDYGCATFLNLTLSALFDGWAGTGHQTFGLFVVILALHGLINIYGHRIIDVLQNVSVWWHVAGAAAVVLILVLVPDNHQSFQFVFTERFNNSGFGDGDTGGLAFWFYVLPLGFLLTQYTITGFDACAHVSEETRGASKAAAQGLWRSIFYSAVGGWILLLAFLFAANDVDAINEAGGFSGAIFETALTPFFFKAVIIISTIGQFFCGMSCVTSMSRMAYAFSRDRAVPGWRLWSTVDRNGTPVKAIIGATLAGLVLTLPALYQRGGIPVAFYAVVSVAVIGLYLSFIIPIFLRLRMGDRFKPGPWTLGRRYKLLGWIAVVEIAVISIYFVLPIVPAGVPGNPDFSWTAVNYAPIAIGGVLLGVAIWWYASARKWFTGPRRTVDQAEPKPEPAEPS
- a CDS encoding nuclear transport factor 2 family protein, producing the protein MESEAVVRALWDRMQARDWAGVGELLADDVVVEWPASAERIVGRENYVKVNAEYPEGWSIRVLRVVASGETVVSEVEVPHEGMGVHRVASFWTVRDGRIAEGREYWTSLGQDPSPQWRAAWVQPM
- a CDS encoding DUF397 domain-containing protein; the protein is MDLSGATWRKATRSGNTDCVEVADNLTEVVLVRDSKDRDGATLHLTPSSWRSFIALAKQIGPAT
- a CDS encoding helix-turn-helix domain-containing protein, which translates into the protein MEEPTAELIRAQLRRLRNVAGLNQEEFGRLVHYSPSMVSAVETGSRPYDRLFLARADEVLNSGGLLVSLLKMAEREGLPSWLRPWLDAERNARQLRCFHPTLIPALLQTENYARAVIRCDDLLSDADVESRVAARMDRQEVLRQPSPPQLIAVLDEGMLHRREESFRGLMAQQIEHLVVCAERPHLSIHVLPLQVGLHIGLSGPFTLARGAEGGWVASMECQLTTSVIDGDADVATLQSRWEMIRSEALPRRQSLELLKEVETSWI
- a CDS encoding flavin reductase, translated to MRPLWRCRNCGAEWPCQPARLSLLVEYRENRTALLLYLGGLMAEAREHLARLNPDHAPDLHGRFLAWARVRG
- a CDS encoding serine hydrolase domain-containing protein produces the protein MGATAGLVALGITVTGLGPAEGSATRPGHPDSRLQRDTDAIRALGVTGVQARVTTSDGRHLVATSGVADRATGRPVPPTGRFRIASTRKAFEAVVLLQLVEEHRLSLDDTVERWLPGVVRGNGNDGHRITVRHLLQNTSGIHDDLPGYTTPEEYLQQRYDVYTREQLVARAMNHRPDFAPGAGWNYSNTGFVLAGMIIERATGRSLRQEVTDRIVSPLGLHNTTWPGTSPSLPRPHARAYQLFETGELMDVTEQVLVDPDSIVSSTRDLDRFFRALLGGRLLRPAQLAEMRRTVGINEDIGAIWPGGRYGLGLVSRPLPCGGVYWGHDGGDGGYITVTGVSDDGRRSAVVSMSASLGDSLDHMLGQQRGADTLIQNALCGRV
- a CDS encoding sensor histidine kinase, with product MWRAAVFLLAALATGIATLIALPLLCHPRLARRWANWHRGRAGRLLGTPLAARPALRAPGRRAWADPATLRDLLWLPVNALTGTVFGLLTLLCVGNLVPAAVATPLWWAFAPEERPRLFIDIPVTGWTSALTLGPLQMLLLAALAYLALPPIARAHARICLAVLSHSTAEQLADRVAVLTRTRADVLDAHGAELRRIERDLHDGTQARLVAIAVRLAVARRVLYDNPRNEQLLEDLLRDAHEGTEEAMTELREVIRTVYPPILADRGLTGALTAVTARCGVPTRLDVGDLDTVPAAVEAVVYFAVAEALTNVTKHSRATAAGITVIRRADRLSVAITDNGVGGADDRGGTGLAGIRRRVLALDGAVDVDSPAGGPTTITMELPCRS